A region of the Nitrospirota bacterium genome:
GCGAGGAGCCGGACCGCTCCGGCCTCCGGTGCACGCCGGAGCGGGTTGCCAAGATGTACGAGGAGATATTCGCCGGCATCGTCACGCCGCCGGAGGACCTGCTGACCCCCATCGAGGGCGAGACGCACGACGAGATGATACTCATCAAGGACATCCCCTTCTATTCCGTCTGCGAGCACCACCTCCTGCCCTTCATCGGCAAGGCGCACATCGCCTACATCCCCTCGGGAAGCATCGTGGGCCTGAGCGAGCTCGCCAAGGTGCTGGAGCACTACGCCAAGCGCCCCCAGGTGCAGGAGCGGCTCACTTCGCAGCTGGCCGACATGATCATGGAGCGCTTGAAGCCGAAGGGCGCCATGGTTATCATAGACGCCGAGCACCTGTGCATGAGCATGCGTGGCATCCGCAAGCCCGGTTCCCGCACCGTGACGTCGGCGGTGCGCGGCACGTTCCGGA
Encoded here:
- the folE gene encoding GTP cyclohydrolase I FolE produces the protein MDKAKIEKGVRLILEGIGEEPDRSGLRCTPERVAKMYEEIFAGIVTPPEDLLTPIEGETHDEMILIKDIPFYSVCEHHLLPFIGKAHIAYIPSGSIVGLSELAKVLEHYAKRPQVQERLTSQLADMIMERLKPKGAMVIIDAEHLCMSMRGIRKPGSRTVTSAVRGTFRSKASTREEMLELIKKNP